In one Azospirillum sp. TSH100 genomic region, the following are encoded:
- a CDS encoding TRAP transporter substrate-binding protein, giving the protein MKFSLTSVRTALLAACAVCGILAAPVLSAPAAARDFRSADIHPTDYPTVEAVRYVGKLVAERSNGKLGIKVFPNGALGTEKDTIEQLKIGALEMMRINVAPLNNVVPETMVTALPFIFRDTGHMRRVLDGPIGDEILAAMESQGMIGLAFYDSGSRSMYSAAKPYKTLADMKGAKIRVQQSDLFVAMIQALGANATPMPFGEVYTALKTGIVDAAENNYPSYESSRHFEAAKYFTLTEHAMAPEVLVFSKVAWDRLSKDDQATIRKAAKDSVPYMRKLWDERELKSKEIVTQAGAQIVEVPNKQEFIDAMKPVYAQFANTPKLQSLVQRVQETK; this is encoded by the coding sequence ATGAAGTTTTCGCTCACTTCGGTCCGCACCGCGCTGCTGGCCGCCTGTGCCGTCTGCGGCATCCTGGCCGCTCCCGTCCTGTCGGCGCCGGCCGCCGCCCGCGATTTCCGCTCCGCCGACATCCACCCGACCGACTACCCGACCGTCGAGGCGGTGCGCTATGTCGGCAAGCTGGTGGCCGAGCGCAGCAACGGCAAGCTGGGCATCAAGGTGTTCCCGAACGGCGCGCTCGGCACCGAGAAGGACACCATCGAGCAGCTGAAGATCGGCGCGCTGGAGATGATGCGCATCAACGTGGCGCCGCTGAACAACGTGGTGCCGGAGACGATGGTCACCGCGCTGCCCTTCATCTTCCGCGACACCGGCCACATGCGCCGCGTGCTGGACGGCCCGATCGGCGACGAGATCCTGGCGGCGATGGAAAGCCAGGGCATGATCGGTCTGGCCTTCTACGACAGCGGCTCGCGCAGCATGTATTCGGCGGCCAAGCCCTACAAGACGCTGGCCGACATGAAGGGCGCCAAGATCCGCGTCCAGCAGTCCGACCTGTTCGTCGCCATGATCCAGGCGCTGGGCGCCAACGCCACGCCGATGCCCTTCGGCGAGGTCTACACCGCGCTGAAGACCGGCATCGTCGATGCCGCCGAGAACAACTACCCGTCCTACGAGTCCTCCCGCCACTTCGAGGCGGCCAAGTACTTCACCCTGACCGAACACGCGATGGCGCCGGAAGTGCTGGTCTTCTCCAAGGTCGCCTGGGACCGCCTGTCGAAGGACGATCAGGCCACCATCCGCAAGGCCGCCAAGGACTCCGTTCCCTACATGCGCAAGCTGTGGGACGAGCGCGAGCTGAAGTCGAAGGAGATCGTGACCCAGGCCGGCGCCCAGATCGTCGAGGTTCCGAACAAACAGGAATTCATCGACGC